From Zingiber officinale cultivar Zhangliang chromosome 5B, Zo_v1.1, whole genome shotgun sequence, the proteins below share one genomic window:
- the LOC121987447 gene encoding protein PHLOEM PROTEIN 2-LIKE A1-like yields MRRAQTFHWNGQMHEKWVKSSEDAIYISAKAMQIAWGKDERFWKWINLSKNELPRDFARHELSFDSAAELVQVKCLQVTGILDLATHGRRLHACKTYEIIYHVKFKVDAFGWSKTPVTFLHGTRKTKKRGYEMVALSRRSRSGVGEWQEIRGGEFKPSAFMAAARKVEFGMLDVESEWWKGGMVFAGVTIRPSRN; encoded by the exons ATGAGACGCGCTCAGACATTTCACTGGAACGGTCAAATGCAT GAAAAGTGGGTCAAATCCAGTGAAGACGCAATCTACATCTCAGCCAAAGCCATGCAAATAGCTTGGGGCAAAGATGAAAGATTCTGGAAGTGGATTAATCTTTCCAAGAACGAGCTTCCCAGAGATTTTGCCAGACATGAACTCAG CTTTGACAGTGCTGCAGAGCTCGTCCAGGTGAAATGTCTTCAGGTAACAGGAATTCTGGATCTGGCGACCCACGGCCGTCGTCTACACGCATGCAAAACTTATGAGATCATCTATCACGTTAAGTTCAAGGTGGATGCATTCGGGTGGAGCAAAACCCCGGTGACGTTTCTGCATGGGACGAGGAAGACGAAGAAGAGGGGTTACGAGATGGTGGCTCTGTCGCGGAGGAGCAGATCAGGAGTGGGCGAGTGGCAAGAAATCCGTGGAGGGGAGTTCAAACCGAGTGCATTCATGGCTGCAGCTAGGAAGGTCGAGTTTGGGATGCTTGACGTGGAGAGTGAATGGTGGAAGGGTGGCATGGTCTTTGCAGGGGTTACTATAAGGCCCTCAAGGAACTGA